In a genomic window of Babylonia areolata isolate BAREFJ2019XMU chromosome 3, ASM4173473v1, whole genome shotgun sequence:
- the LOC143279983 gene encoding cilia- and flagella-associated protein 95-like → MSYDIPDIVERKGSLFLRSDHMNYSRAILNSNWHQAQESEPKDYDLSKDAVRDLTKATYNRVGNVTDGSLPETTYQEQSKQVFLKPLYSEQDSQKPMVTMDTIEHIHVDRDTGDPKGGYGSVLPHHHPEYNKFYLETTHNADFKPPFPYEPAPEQPPEFEDKSAAYRKCHSQFTDTADYRRPGRNTWQDESGIYANTHFKRQEFVSRNPVPEQLS, encoded by the exons ATGAGTTACGATATTCCAGACATTGTGGAGCGGAAAGGCTCTCTGTTTCTTCGTTCAGATCATATGAACTACTCTCGTGCCATCTTGAATTCTAATTG GCATCAGGCACAAGAATCAGAGCCCAAAGACTATGATTTGAGCAAGGATGCTGTCCGAGATCTGACAAAGGCTACTTATAACCGTGTTGGAAATGTTACTGATGGG TCATTGCCAGAGACGACCTACCAGGAGCAGTCTAAGCAGGTTTTTCTGAAGCCCTTGTACAGTGAGCAGGACAGCCAGAAACCGATGGTCACCATGGACACCATCGAACACATCCATGTTGACAG GGACACCGGGGACCCAAAAGGAGGCTATGGGTCTGtgcttccacaccaccaccctgaaTACAATAAGTTCTACCTGGAAACCACACACAATGCTGATTTCAAGCCTCCGTTTCCTTATGAACCAGCACCT GAACAGCCACCTGAATTTGAGGACAAGTCAGCAGCTTACCGCAAATGCCACTCACAATTCACTGACACAGCTGACTACAGGCGGCCAGGACGCAACACCTGGCAAGATGAGAGCGGCATTTATGCCAACACACATTTCAAGAGACAGGAATTTGTATCCAGAAATCCTGTTCCTGAACAACTGTCCTGA